The Carnobacterium mobile DSM 4848 genome includes a window with the following:
- a CDS encoding GNAT family N-acetyltransferase has protein sequence MNFSWSSDLNSKVYKDGLTIRNRVFVKEQQVPAEMEIDELEDQTIYVVGYLDDTPVATARLFPIEQNTYKVQRVAVLSNQRGKQLGKKLMLEIERYASENGRNRLILGAQDHAIGFYSALNYSIISEGYLDAGIPHHDMEKKLATIKKP, from the coding sequence ATGAATTTTTCCTGGTCATCTGATTTAAATTCAAAAGTTTATAAAGACGGGTTAACTATTCGGAATCGTGTTTTCGTAAAAGAACAACAGGTTCCTGCAGAAATGGAAATAGATGAACTAGAAGATCAAACTATTTATGTAGTTGGTTATTTAGACGATACTCCTGTAGCTACAGCCCGGCTTTTCCCTATTGAGCAAAATACTTATAAAGTACAACGTGTAGCTGTTTTAAGTAATCAGCGCGGGAAGCAGCTTGGGAAAAAATTAATGTTGGAAATTGAACGGTATGCTTCTGAAAATGGCCGGAATCGCTTAATATTAGGTGCGCAAGATCATGCTATTGGTTTTTACTCGGCTTTAAATTATTCAATCATTAGCGAAGGCTACTTAGATGCTGGAATTCCCCACCATGACATGGAAAAAAAATTAGCAACAATTAAAAAACCTTAA
- a CDS encoding competence protein CoiA, which yields MLIALNQDNEHVHAAKIKIVKQLPKHDLYSCPGCKAPVFLKKGKIKQAHFSHYAQSNCQMFSEGETEEHVLGKQLLYNWFIQQGYPCQLEAYLPELKQRPDLLIWLNEKRAVAVEFQCSSLSHERMVERTEGYLKNNYEVYWVLGSQFKLTRSISAFQRMFMYKFKKSGYCLFFLDVYREQLNICTDIQQNQLGSAVAFKEILVKLASSNLTALTDIVTQTTCQNRQFKKMKNKIIAKELLASHHFLNRSRMYQETEMVLFQKYIYQRGHSLVSLPKEIYFPVENKLIIKTLPHFWKFILLEWVTKKSLGTVITRLEITSQLKQMIKDKHLTFYSTPMIPLTEKRKAIDPFIHLLVQCNILAEVLPNQWLILSEPHFYLSEQEKLTDFSCFIK from the coding sequence ATGCTAATCGCTTTGAACCAAGATAATGAGCATGTCCATGCTGCTAAAATAAAAATAGTGAAACAGTTACCAAAACATGACCTCTATAGTTGTCCTGGATGTAAAGCACCAGTTTTTTTGAAAAAAGGAAAAATAAAACAAGCACATTTTTCGCATTATGCTCAATCCAATTGTCAAATGTTTTCAGAAGGAGAAACAGAGGAACATGTATTGGGAAAGCAGCTTTTATACAATTGGTTTATTCAACAAGGATACCCATGCCAATTAGAAGCCTACTTACCTGAATTAAAGCAACGTCCTGATCTGCTTATATGGTTAAATGAAAAAAGAGCTGTTGCTGTTGAGTTCCAATGTAGTTCGCTATCACATGAAAGAATGGTCGAAAGAACGGAAGGATATCTAAAGAACAACTATGAAGTATATTGGGTACTCGGGTCACAATTTAAACTCACTCGCAGCATATCTGCCTTTCAGCGAATGTTTATGTACAAATTTAAGAAATCAGGCTATTGTCTGTTTTTTTTAGATGTTTACCGTGAACAACTGAACATCTGTACAGATATTCAACAAAATCAGCTGGGATCTGCAGTTGCATTCAAAGAAATACTTGTTAAATTAGCTTCATCCAATTTAACCGCCTTAACGGATATCGTTACACAAACTACTTGTCAGAACCGCCAATTTAAAAAAATGAAAAATAAAATCATTGCCAAAGAATTATTAGCCAGTCATCATTTCTTAAACCGCAGTAGAATGTACCAGGAAACCGAAATGGTACTATTTCAAAAGTATATTTATCAACGAGGACATTCCTTAGTGTCTCTTCCTAAAGAAATTTACTTTCCGGTTGAAAATAAACTAATTATTAAAACACTCCCGCATTTTTGGAAATTCATTCTGTTGGAATGGGTTACAAAAAAATCTTTAGGAACTGTCATCACAAGATTGGAAATCACTTCTCAGCTTAAACAAATGATAAAAGATAAACACCTTACTTTTTATTCGACCCCGATGATTCCTTTAACGGAAAAAAGAAAAGCAATCGATCCATTTATTCACTTATTAGTTCAATGTAACATTTTAGCAGAAGTTTTACCTAATCAATGGTTGATTCTATCAGAGCCTCATTTTTACTTAAGTGAGCAAGAAAAGCTTACAGACTTTTCTTGCTTCATAAAATAA
- the mgtE gene encoding magnesium transporter, whose protein sequence is MNEAQLEIEEKLNLLKTYLAEEKLKEFRSEFLTLHEYEQGQYYLSLTEEERQRMYYYLSPKEMADMFEILEEDEESVEVYLKEMDPQYAADMLSEMFTDNAVDILNQLEKADLRKYLNLMTADSAAEIKELLHYEDETAGSIMTTEYVSVAANQTIHSAMRILKNKAAEAETIYYIYVVDTAEKLVGVISLRELITHEDDELIADVMGDRPISVYVTDDQNDVAKTIRDYNFLAVPVIDKDDYLLGIITVDDIIDVIDEEAASDYSGLAGVDVGEQSENPFIAASKRLPWLITLLFLGMGTATLISRYEVLVSEASILAVFISLITGTAGNAGTQSLAVAVRKLADNDDKAKGFASLILSEVLTGIVTGLTTGVTIFAVIGIWQHNFILGFVIGTAMLFAIVVANLAGSLIPILMDRIGFDPAVASGPFISTLSDLTSVLIYFNIAAYFMPFFV, encoded by the coding sequence TTGAATGAAGCACAACTAGAAATAGAAGAAAAATTAAATTTACTAAAAACTTATTTAGCTGAAGAAAAACTCAAAGAATTTCGTTCGGAGTTTCTTACTTTACACGAATACGAACAGGGACAGTATTATCTTTCCTTAACTGAAGAAGAGCGGCAGAGAATGTATTACTATCTTTCTCCGAAAGAAATGGCCGATATGTTCGAAATCCTTGAAGAAGATGAAGAATCTGTTGAGGTGTATTTGAAAGAAATGGATCCACAGTACGCGGCGGATATGCTTAGCGAAATGTTTACAGATAATGCGGTGGATATTTTAAATCAATTAGAAAAGGCAGATTTACGCAAATACCTCAATCTAATGACAGCTGACAGCGCTGCTGAAATCAAAGAACTATTGCATTATGAAGACGAAACTGCTGGTTCAATCATGACGACTGAATATGTTTCGGTAGCAGCTAATCAAACGATTCATTCTGCTATGCGAATTTTAAAAAATAAGGCTGCAGAAGCAGAAACGATTTACTATATTTATGTAGTGGATACGGCTGAAAAGTTAGTCGGCGTTATTTCTTTAAGAGAATTGATCACTCATGAAGACGATGAATTGATCGCAGATGTAATGGGGGATCGCCCAATTTCAGTCTATGTTACTGATGATCAAAATGACGTAGCTAAAACGATTAGAGACTATAACTTTTTAGCAGTACCTGTTATTGATAAAGATGATTACTTATTAGGGATCATCACAGTTGATGATATTATCGATGTTATTGACGAAGAAGCAGCTAGCGATTATTCAGGGTTGGCTGGGGTCGACGTCGGAGAACAATCAGAAAATCCCTTTATTGCGGCATCTAAACGCTTGCCATGGCTGATTACATTATTATTTTTAGGTATGGGAACAGCAACATTGATTAGTCGTTACGAAGTATTAGTAAGTGAAGCCAGTATCCTAGCCGTTTTTATCTCTTTGATAACCGGTACAGCTGGTAATGCGGGTACACAATCATTAGCTGTTGCTGTAAGAAAACTAGCTGATAATGACGACAAAGCTAAAGGATTTGCAAGTTTGATTCTTAGTGAAGTACTGACAGGAATTGTCACTGGTTTAACGACAGGGGTAACGATTTTTGCTGTTATCGGTATTTGGCAACACAATTTTATTTTAGGCTTCGTAATTGGTACTGCTATGCTTTTCGCAATTGTAGTCGCCAACTTAGCCGGAAGTTTAATTCCGATATTAATGGATCGAATAGGCTTTGATCCGGCTGTTGCAAGCGGGCCGTTCATCTCGACATTAAGTGACTTAACCAGTGTTTTGATTTATTTTAATATAGCTGCTTACTTTATGCCATTTTTTGTTTAA
- a CDS encoding GTP pyrophosphokinase encodes MDENQNWDEFLVPYQQAVEELKVKLKGIRKQFGKENLHKPVEFVTGRVKPVDSILAKAELRNISLNRLETEMQDIAGLRIMCQFVEDIHEVVRLLRNRKDIKIVEERDYITNQKESGYRSYHVVFEYPVQVIDGEKIILAEVQIRTLSMNFWATIEHSLNYKYKGEFPEDIKVRLKRAAEAVYQLDEEMSEIREEIQEAQHLFSYSKRNSLEETDDKKKLE; translated from the coding sequence ATGGATGAAAATCAAAATTGGGATGAATTTTTAGTACCTTATCAACAAGCAGTAGAAGAGTTAAAAGTTAAATTAAAAGGAATCCGAAAACAGTTTGGAAAAGAAAATCTGCATAAACCTGTTGAATTTGTTACGGGACGAGTAAAGCCGGTAGATAGTATTTTAGCAAAAGCAGAATTGCGCAACATCTCTTTAAACCGTCTCGAAACGGAGATGCAAGATATTGCCGGATTACGGATCATGTGCCAATTTGTAGAAGATATTCATGAAGTCGTACGTTTATTAAGAAACCGGAAAGATATAAAAATAGTAGAAGAACGTGATTATATTACGAATCAGAAAGAGAGTGGTTACCGCTCGTACCATGTCGTTTTTGAATATCCTGTACAAGTAATTGATGGAGAAAAGATTATTTTAGCTGAAGTACAAATCAGGACATTATCCATGAATTTCTGGGCAACGATTGAACACTCTTTGAATTACAAATATAAAGGTGAATTTCCGGAAGATATTAAAGTACGCCTGAAGCGAGCGGCTGAAGCAGTCTATCAATTAGACGAGGAAATGTCAGAGATCAGGGAAGAAATACAAGAAGCTCAGCATCTGTTTTCTTATAGTAAGCGAAACAGTCTAGAGGAAACTGATGATAAAAAGAAATTAGAATAG
- a CDS encoding adaptor protein MecA, whose translation MEMEHINENTIRVLIESADLEERGITFLDLLGNHKQIENFFYSILEEVDVDEQFHESDAITFQVLPNGNGLELFISKGGPLSEDIDLSSASENFDTGNFSDLIKKQLSEDDQVNDIEEYLNAIERPTQEVVLRFNEFEDMISLSKRLYLDNAATSLYFYKNSYFLYLVFFTEETTERSVEEEISLALEFAEKTPITHGVLTEHGQLIMENSALELTRYYFK comes from the coding sequence ATGGAAATGGAACATATAAATGAAAATACAATCCGTGTACTCATTGAAAGTGCTGATCTAGAAGAAAGAGGCATTACCTTTTTAGATCTTTTAGGCAACCATAAACAAATAGAAAACTTCTTTTACAGTATTTTAGAAGAGGTTGATGTAGATGAACAGTTCCATGAATCCGATGCAATTACGTTTCAAGTGTTGCCGAATGGAAATGGATTAGAATTATTCATTAGTAAGGGCGGACCACTAAGCGAAGATATTGATCTATCTTCTGCCTCCGAAAATTTTGATACAGGTAATTTTTCTGATCTCATAAAAAAACAATTGAGTGAAGATGACCAAGTAAATGACATTGAAGAATATTTGAATGCGATAGAAAGACCAACTCAAGAAGTTGTTTTGCGTTTTAATGAATTTGAAGATATGATTTCATTATCTAAACGCTTATATTTAGATAATGCAGCAACTAGTCTTTACTTTTATAAAAATAGTTATTTTCTTTATTTAGTATTTTTTACTGAGGAAACTACTGAGCGAAGTGTAGAAGAAGAAATTTCTTTAGCGTTAGAGTTTGCAGAAAAAACGCCGATCACTCATGGTGTGCTGACAGAACATGGACAATTGATTATGGAAAATAGTGCATTGGAGTTAACACGCTACTATTTTAAATAA
- a CDS encoding ComEC/Rec2 family competence protein produces MAYRKKKKKLTKKQQKQRTQLTLMSFIILFSFVFGLALGKSDNSGYSLLEKLEQFKEEFMHVFQTDNQYLKGETALKGTSQFYFLDVGQGSATLLQSEDGTNILIDTGRYEDKDKKILTYLDRYIGTGGKIDLLIFTHNDSDHIGYGDLVLQYYDVKEVWMNGYDATSKIYERVLDAISDSNARYVEPKSGEEHQVGPFLFEILNPTMVSKNNPNDDSIVAKITFANFSGLFSGDASARVENEIIESGADLKATLLLMGHHGSKSSTSEEWIKAIEPQISVYSAGESNSYGHPNKETLERLNHQSVPIYGTIEDGTITVNVDSKGTYSVVTEKGAH; encoded by the coding sequence GTGGCTTATCGAAAGAAAAAGAAAAAATTAACTAAAAAGCAACAAAAACAACGGACTCAATTAACGTTAATGAGTTTTATCATTTTGTTTTCATTTGTTTTCGGCCTAGCTTTAGGGAAAAGCGACAACTCAGGCTATTCACTTCTCGAAAAGTTGGAGCAATTTAAAGAGGAATTCATGCATGTTTTTCAAACAGATAATCAATACCTTAAAGGAGAAACAGCACTTAAAGGAACAAGCCAATTCTACTTCTTAGATGTGGGGCAAGGTTCAGCTACTTTGCTTCAATCAGAAGACGGGACTAATATTTTAATTGATACAGGGCGCTATGAAGATAAAGATAAAAAAATCTTAACGTATTTAGACCGCTATATCGGAACAGGCGGGAAAATAGATCTGTTGATTTTTACCCATAACGATTCAGATCACATTGGATATGGCGACTTAGTTTTGCAGTATTATGATGTTAAAGAAGTATGGATGAATGGCTATGATGCAACGAGTAAAATATATGAACGTGTACTTGATGCTATTAGCGACAGTAATGCACGTTATGTGGAGCCGAAAAGCGGAGAGGAACATCAAGTAGGGCCTTTCCTGTTTGAAATACTTAACCCAACGATGGTCTCGAAAAACAACCCTAACGATGATTCGATTGTAGCTAAAATTACATTTGCTAACTTTAGCGGTTTGTTTAGTGGAGATGCTTCAGCAAGAGTTGAAAATGAAATTATTGAGAGCGGAGCTGATTTAAAAGCGACTCTTCTTTTAATGGGACATCACGGCTCGAAAAGTAGTACGAGCGAAGAATGGATAAAAGCGATTGAACCGCAAATCAGTGTTTACTCAGCAGGAGAATCAAATAGTTACGGGCATCCTAACAAAGAAACGTTAGAGCGGCTCAACCATCAAAGTGTCCCAATTTACGGAACGATAGAGGATGGAACCATAACGGTTAATGTAGATTCGAAGGGAACTTACAGCGTTGTTACAGAGAAAGGAGCGCATTAA
- a CDS encoding CYTH domain-containing protein: MSEQLEIEFKNVLSASEYHTLLHYFQAKETDFFIQENHYFDTEENALKLLGAGLRIRILSDSAELTLKTPVENNLLETTDTLSLATAHELLSKNKIDFQGAVVEKLRQLQIQPKEVHLIGSLKTKRFEKMTEKGLFVLDQSFYDEQVDYELELEVTEETVGEKTFNDFLREHQIERNPSKNKIARMLAYASTEDAF; encoded by the coding sequence ATGAGCGAGCAACTCGAAATTGAATTTAAAAATGTCTTGTCAGCTTCGGAATACCATACTTTACTTCATTATTTCCAAGCTAAAGAAACAGACTTTTTCATTCAAGAAAACCATTATTTTGATACAGAAGAAAATGCTTTAAAACTTCTAGGGGCTGGATTAAGAATACGCATTTTATCGGATTCAGCAGAATTAACACTTAAAACGCCTGTTGAAAATAATTTATTAGAAACTACTGACACCTTATCTCTTGCAACAGCTCATGAACTCCTTTCAAAAAATAAGATTGATTTTCAAGGAGCTGTCGTTGAAAAATTAAGACAATTACAGATTCAACCAAAAGAAGTACATTTAATTGGATCGCTTAAAACAAAACGTTTTGAAAAAATGACTGAAAAAGGCTTGTTTGTTTTAGATCAAAGCTTTTATGACGAACAAGTAGATTATGAATTAGAACTTGAAGTAACAGAAGAAACAGTAGGAGAAAAAACGTTTAATGATTTTTTAAGAGAACATCAGATAGAAAGAAACCCTTCAAAAAATAAAATTGCTCGAATGCTGGCCTATGCTTCTACGGAAGATGCTTTTTAG
- a CDS encoding NAD kinase, whose translation MKIAIVHNNNEKSLAVTEELKLLLIKNNFSIDKRNPDLIITIGGDGTLLSAFHRYAHLLDSVRFVGIHTGHLGFYTDWRDYELPELVASLVNDKGESISYPLLDVRVTFQGRKESSHFLALNESTMKRVDGTMVCDVFVKDELFERFRGDGLCVSTPTGSTGYNKSVGGAIIHPRLEAIQLAEIASINNRVFRTLSSPMIVAPDEWIRIKPITTDGFILTVDQLSSSEKNIVELQYRIANERIHFARYRHTHFWSRVEDAFIGAKNKYEV comes from the coding sequence GTGAAAATAGCCATTGTGCATAATAATAATGAAAAATCTCTTGCTGTAACAGAAGAGTTGAAATTATTGTTGATTAAAAACAACTTTTCAATAGATAAGCGTAATCCCGATTTGATTATCACAATTGGTGGAGACGGCACATTATTATCTGCATTCCATCGATATGCCCATCTGTTGGACTCTGTTCGCTTTGTCGGTATACACACCGGCCACTTAGGCTTCTATACAGATTGGCGCGACTATGAATTACCCGAATTAGTGGCTAGCTTAGTCAATGATAAAGGAGAAAGCATTAGTTATCCTTTATTAGATGTCCGGGTAACGTTTCAAGGGCGTAAGGAATCGTCACATTTCTTAGCATTGAATGAGTCAACGATGAAGCGGGTGGATGGTACAATGGTGTGCGATGTATTCGTCAAAGATGAACTCTTTGAACGTTTTAGAGGCGATGGCCTTTGTGTTTCGACCCCTACCGGTTCAACGGGATACAACAAATCAGTAGGCGGAGCCATTATTCATCCACGTTTAGAGGCTATTCAATTAGCAGAAATTGCTTCTATTAATAACCGTGTTTTCCGGACATTAAGTTCTCCAATGATCGTAGCTCCAGATGAATGGATTCGAATAAAACCAATCACTACAGACGGTTTTATATTAACGGTTGATCAATTGTCTTCATCTGAAAAGAATATTGTTGAACTACAATATCGAATAGCAAACGAACGGATTCACTTTGCCCGGTATCGACACACTCATTTCTGGAGCCGAGTAGAAGACGCATTTATTGGAGCGAAAAATAAATATGAAGTTTAG
- the pepF gene encoding oligoendopeptidase F gives MNESKKLPKRTEVPQALTWDLEIIFESDEAFYTSYQELEKKIEKVAEFKGRLGESSAVFLQSIEYILEVSNQLETIYVYAHLKNDQDTTNADYQAMYDRASLLATKIGEAISWFEPELLEIPEEKLTDFLKENKELALYQHFIDQLTFSREHVLSANEEALLAGAGEIFGASSRTFNVLNNADLQFPTIKDENGEDIQLSHGVYGQLIESTDRSVREAAFKNLYKVYQGLNNTFASTLSSHVKYHNYNAAIHHYQSAREAALSAGHIPEKVYDTLLEVVGENLPLLHRYVALRKKLLKVDTLHMYDLYTPITGEASIKFTYEEAKTATLEALKPLGEEYRSVLEKAFEDRWIDVVENVGKRSGAYSSGAYETSPYILLNWHDSLNHLYTLVHELGHSVHSYFTRSNQPYVYGDYSIFLAEIASTTNENILTEYLLETQHDPKVRAYILNHYLDGFKGTIFRQTQFAEFEHFIHEEAAKGTPLTSEFLNQNYGTLNTRYYGPAVEEDPEIALEWSRIPHFYYNYYVYQYATGFSAATALADKILKDKTGNALTNYLTYLKSGSSDYPIEVMKKAGVDMTEKAYLADAMKVFETRLNELEALVSTLKTDE, from the coding sequence ATGAATGAATCTAAAAAATTACCAAAACGCACAGAAGTTCCTCAAGCATTAACTTGGGATTTAGAAATTATTTTTGAATCAGATGAAGCCTTTTATACATCCTATCAAGAATTAGAAAAAAAAATTGAAAAAGTAGCTGAATTTAAAGGGAGACTTGGTGAAAGTTCAGCTGTTTTTTTACAAAGTATAGAATATATTTTAGAAGTTTCAAATCAGTTGGAGACCATTTACGTTTATGCCCACTTAAAAAATGACCAGGATACTACAAATGCTGATTATCAAGCGATGTATGACCGCGCTTCTTTATTGGCAACTAAAATTGGAGAAGCCATTTCTTGGTTTGAACCGGAACTGTTAGAAATACCTGAAGAAAAATTAACAGACTTTTTAAAGGAAAATAAAGAGCTGGCATTGTACCAACATTTTATTGACCAATTAACGTTCTCAAGAGAACACGTTTTATCTGCAAATGAAGAAGCACTTTTAGCAGGAGCTGGAGAGATTTTTGGAGCTTCTAGCCGAACGTTCAACGTTTTGAATAATGCTGATCTTCAATTTCCAACCATAAAAGATGAAAATGGAGAAGATATCCAATTGTCTCATGGTGTTTATGGGCAATTAATAGAAAGTACAGATCGTTCTGTTCGTGAAGCTGCATTTAAGAATCTTTACAAAGTTTATCAAGGGTTGAATAATACTTTTGCAAGCACGCTCTCTTCTCATGTTAAATATCATAATTACAATGCAGCGATTCACCATTATCAGTCTGCCCGAGAAGCAGCGTTGTCGGCTGGTCATATTCCAGAAAAAGTCTACGATACACTACTAGAAGTGGTTGGAGAAAATTTGCCTTTGCTGCACCGCTATGTCGCATTAAGAAAAAAATTGCTTAAAGTGGATACATTGCATATGTATGACCTATATACACCTATTACAGGAGAAGCCAGTATTAAATTTACCTATGAGGAAGCAAAAACAGCTACTTTAGAGGCATTAAAACCATTAGGCGAAGAATACCGTTCTGTACTGGAAAAAGCTTTTGAAGACCGTTGGATTGACGTAGTGGAAAACGTTGGGAAAAGAAGCGGAGCATACTCTTCCGGCGCTTATGAAACAAGTCCTTATATTCTATTAAATTGGCATGATTCTTTAAACCATTTATATACACTTGTACATGAACTGGGCCACAGTGTGCATAGTTATTTTACGCGTTCTAATCAACCGTATGTTTATGGCGATTATTCTATCTTCCTAGCTGAAATTGCTTCTACAACTAATGAAAATATTTTGACGGAATATCTATTGGAAACTCAGCATGATCCTAAGGTACGCGCCTATATTTTGAACCATTATTTAGATGGGTTTAAAGGAACGATTTTCCGACAAACACAATTTGCGGAATTTGAACATTTCATTCATGAAGAAGCGGCTAAAGGAACCCCTTTAACTAGTGAATTTTTAAACCAGAACTACGGCACTCTAAATACCCGTTATTACGGGCCAGCAGTTGAAGAAGATCCAGAAATTGCTTTAGAGTGGTCGAGAATACCGCATTTTTACTATAACTATTATGTTTATCAGTATGCTACAGGTTTTTCAGCAGCAACAGCTTTAGCTGATAAAATTTTGAAAGATAAAACCGGCAATGCGTTGACAAATTATTTAACTTATTTGAAATCTGGAAGCAGTGATTACCCAATCGAGGTAATGAAAAAAGCAGGAGTGGATATGACGGAAAAAGCTTATCTCGCTGATGCAATGAAAGTTTTTGAAACAAGGTTAAATGAATTAGAAGCATTGGTAAGCACATTAAAAACGGACGAATAG
- a CDS encoding DUF3006 family protein: MKAVLEEFEGEVARLVPDDGSDPIHVNLQYLPDECTLGDVFEVVYQKKDTLRIQELILLSNEKEQRMERMKAKREALLKRTKEQQ, encoded by the coding sequence ATGAAAGCAGTTCTTGAGGAGTTTGAAGGAGAGGTAGCACGGCTTGTTCCTGATGATGGCAGTGATCCCATTCACGTAAATCTCCAGTATCTTCCTGATGAATGCACTTTAGGTGATGTTTTTGAAGTGGTTTACCAAAAAAAAGACACACTGAGAATCCAAGAACTCATTTTGTTATCTAATGAAAAAGAGCAAAGAATGGAACGGATGAAAGCAAAGCGAGAAGCATTGCTTAAACGAACAAAAGAACAACAATGA
- a CDS encoding RluA family pseudouridine synthase, whose protein sequence is MKFSWVHESFEKKQVKAFLAEKGISRGLLAKIKFQGGEIKVNHQVENVLYRLEENDLVEVTIPNEEGHDTTVPVDIPIEIVYEDEHFLVVNKPFGVASIPSRIHPKESMANRVKGYYVRQGYQNQVIHIVTRLDRDTTGLMLFAKHGYAHALLDKELRNKQLHKKYMALLTGKLAGSQHGVIEAPIARPEDSIIKRIVHPSGKTALTEYWVKTEFDDATLVDIQLHTGRTHQIRVHFAHIGHPLMGDDLYGGVKNQWIKRQALHCRELDFIDPFTQKQIVLTAACPDDMAEWLKQQ, encoded by the coding sequence ATGAAGTTTAGTTGGGTACACGAGTCTTTCGAAAAAAAACAAGTTAAAGCTTTTTTAGCGGAAAAAGGCATCTCGCGCGGTTTATTGGCCAAAATAAAGTTTCAAGGCGGAGAAATCAAAGTTAATCACCAAGTAGAAAACGTTCTTTACCGTTTGGAGGAAAATGATTTAGTAGAAGTCACGATCCCGAATGAAGAGGGCCATGACACAACAGTCCCCGTCGATATTCCGATTGAAATCGTTTATGAAGATGAACACTTTTTAGTGGTGAATAAGCCTTTTGGAGTAGCTTCTATTCCATCAAGAATCCATCCAAAAGAATCGATGGCAAACCGTGTAAAAGGGTATTATGTAAGACAAGGCTATCAAAACCAAGTTATCCACATCGTTACGCGTCTAGATCGTGACACAACTGGGTTGATGCTTTTTGCTAAGCATGGGTATGCGCATGCTTTATTAGATAAAGAACTAAGAAATAAACAGTTGCATAAAAAATATATGGCTTTATTAACAGGAAAGTTAGCAGGAAGCCAACATGGAGTGATTGAAGCTCCAATTGCTAGGCCAGAAGATTCGATAATCAAGAGAATCGTGCACCCAAGCGGTAAAACGGCTTTAACAGAATACTGGGTAAAAACAGAATTTGATGATGCAACTTTAGTAGATATTCAGCTGCATACAGGGAGAACGCATCAAATCCGAGTACACTTTGCACACATTGGACATCCGCTGATGGGCGATGATCTTTATGGAGGAGTAAAGAATCAATGGATTAAAAGACAAGCCTTACATTGCCGTGAATTGGATTTTATCGATCCATTTACACAAAAGCAGATTGTGTTAACAGCAGCCTGTCCTGACGACATGGCTGAATGGCTCAAACAGCAATAA
- a CDS encoding DsbA family protein — protein sequence MLTTKYSKKGNQFKQVIEIYLFINPLGSTCYEAEKGLLDFVESREEKVHFHFIPVHNFKTFSDYMKAKKLPKNNLNLRNELFFQIYDACLAYAAASMQGKKKGRVFLMELQQAITVGNQPFSQKLIQETAQKAKLDIPMFLEDKKSEFAKTVFESDQKIAREMQVLSTPSCVVFSDQTKNHGVLVEEEITIELLQELCNEADTTKPVPYRALSDLKKSHLHVL from the coding sequence ATGCTCACAACTAAGTATTCCAAAAAAGGGAATCAGTTTAAACAAGTTATCGAAATTTATTTATTTATTAATCCTTTAGGATCAACCTGTTATGAAGCAGAAAAAGGATTATTAGACTTCGTAGAATCCAGAGAAGAAAAAGTTCACTTTCATTTTATTCCAGTTCATAATTTTAAGACATTTTCTGATTATATGAAAGCAAAAAAATTGCCTAAAAACAATTTGAATTTAAGAAACGAGCTTTTCTTTCAAATTTATGACGCTTGTTTAGCTTACGCGGCTGCCTCTATGCAAGGCAAGAAAAAAGGACGCGTATTTTTAATGGAATTACAACAAGCAATAACTGTAGGAAATCAGCCATTTTCACAAAAACTAATCCAAGAAACCGCCCAAAAAGCCAAGTTAGATATTCCAATGTTTTTAGAAGACAAAAAATCTGAATTTGCTAAAACAGTCTTTGAATCTGATCAAAAAATTGCTCGAGAAATGCAAGTTCTCAGTACACCTTCTTGTGTAGTGTTTAGTGATCAAACTAAAAACCATGGCGTCTTAGTCGAAGAAGAAATCACAATAGAATTGCTGCAAGAATTATGCAATGAAGCAGATACTACCAAACCAGTGCCTTATCGTGCTCTTTCTGATTTGAAAAAAAGCCACCTTCATGTTCTTTGA